Proteins co-encoded in one Bacillus paramycoides genomic window:
- the gerLA gene encoding spore germination protein GerLA — MKEIRDELGSPNDLTIREVALAGSFTRCAVIFLCGLTDKDNVYKYVVRTLQYEEVQNEAAVVQTLLDRFISIAEVGKKTTFPDIINAILAGDTVILIDNIQTAIVINSRAWEKRSLEPPVTEDLIRGPRIGLNEDINVNKMLIRHSLRDPKLRFQSYIMGKRSQKEVTLVYIEDIINPYIVKELDRRLQSIVTDVVFETGTIEQLIQDNNLSPFPQFLNTERPDNIVASLAKGKAAILVDGSPFALIAPLVFVDIFQSVEDHYERWVIGTLLRILRMGSGIVAILMPAMYVALVSYHQGLIPSKLAYSIAGAREGVPFPAYIETLMMALTMELIREAGIRLPKPMGQTIGIVGGLVIGEAAVNAGIVNPFLVIIIAVTAIATFSLPVYSITITFRILLFVFVLAATAFGLYGIILALIALAVHITNLTSVGVPYTTPIAPAFYKDWKEEFIRMPKSMLKDRPEYLQTKDSTIRPKERK; from the coding sequence GAAAGAAATTAGGGATGAGTTAGGTTCGCCTAATGATTTAACAATTAGGGAAGTGGCCCTTGCTGGTAGTTTTACACGCTGTGCTGTTATTTTTTTATGTGGGTTAACAGATAAGGATAATGTTTATAAATATGTAGTTCGTACACTTCAATATGAAGAAGTACAAAATGAAGCAGCTGTCGTTCAGACGTTATTGGATCGTTTTATTTCTATTGCGGAAGTTGGTAAGAAGACAACGTTTCCGGATATTATAAATGCGATTTTAGCGGGAGATACGGTTATATTAATTGATAATATTCAAACCGCTATCGTAATTAATAGTAGAGCTTGGGAAAAAAGAAGTTTAGAACCGCCAGTAACAGAAGATTTAATACGTGGACCGAGGATCGGATTAAATGAAGATATTAACGTGAATAAAATGTTAATTCGCCATAGTTTACGTGACCCAAAGCTGAGATTTCAATCTTATATTATGGGGAAGAGATCCCAAAAAGAAGTGACGTTAGTATATATAGAAGACATTATTAATCCTTACATTGTAAAAGAGCTGGATCGGCGTCTTCAATCCATAGTGACAGATGTCGTTTTTGAGACGGGTACGATTGAGCAATTAATTCAAGATAATAATTTGTCGCCGTTTCCGCAGTTTTTGAATACGGAAAGGCCTGATAATATTGTGGCTTCATTAGCGAAAGGAAAGGCGGCTATTTTAGTGGATGGATCACCGTTCGCCCTTATAGCTCCGCTAGTATTTGTTGATATTTTTCAATCTGTGGAAGATCATTATGAGCGTTGGGTCATTGGGACTTTATTAAGAATTTTGCGGATGGGTTCTGGTATAGTTGCAATTTTAATGCCAGCGATGTATGTAGCTCTCGTATCATATCACCAAGGACTTATTCCTTCTAAACTGGCGTATTCAATTGCTGGGGCGAGGGAAGGCGTGCCGTTTCCTGCCTATATAGAAACATTAATGATGGCATTAACGATGGAGTTAATACGAGAAGCGGGAATTAGGTTGCCGAAACCAATGGGGCAAACAATTGGGATTGTAGGTGGTCTTGTAATCGGGGAGGCAGCGGTGAACGCAGGAATTGTAAATCCGTTTTTAGTTATTATTATTGCGGTTACAGCTATCGCTACCTTTTCTCTCCCTGTATATAGCATTACGATTACGTTTCGTATTTTACTTTTCGTCTTTGTATTAGCAGCGACTGCTTTTGGTTTGTATGGAATTATTTTAGCCCTTATTGCACTTGCTGTTCATATTACAAATTTAACAAGTGTTGGTGTACCGTATACGACTCCAATTGCTCCTGCATTTTATAAAGATTGGAAAGAAGAATTTATACGTATGCCAAAATCGATGTTGAAAGATAGACCAGAGTACTTACAGACAAAAGATTCTACAATACGTCCAAAGGAGAGAAAATAA
- the gerLB gene encoding spore germination protein GerLB: MKPFEYGDEEIGSREIGFAVSSTIIGIGALSMPRDIANQTLFSDGWIILLLGGLVCAVLGWFVTRVAILFPKQNFVQYTSAHLTKPVAYTISSILVLTFAALTAYESRMISIISQTYLFSETPIQLLSFFFLLVVIYGIAGSRAALLRLNILFLPIVLIAIVLLSLLNINLMEINNLLPAFQTEVNEYAVGVKNSIFTFIGFEVALFYAVLLNDKTAKKAPMAVAKAVMVNVLAYILIYVTCISVFTYMTTRGLTYPTIELGKEIEIGGGFLERFDAIFFTTWIITIYNTTAMYYDVASLLFCAMFPKVKKHIFIFVSAPIIFMVNMVPSSLNALSSYGTYLAWIDMGFVVLAPLLVLIVYKIKRRNGGNETPS, encoded by the coding sequence TTGAAACCATTTGAGTATGGCGATGAAGAGATTGGATCTCGGGAAATTGGGTTTGCAGTATCATCGACCATCATTGGCATCGGGGCATTGTCTATGCCAAGAGATATCGCTAACCAAACTTTATTTTCGGACGGTTGGATTATTTTACTTTTGGGTGGATTGGTATGTGCAGTTTTAGGTTGGTTTGTAACGAGGGTAGCTATCTTATTTCCGAAACAAAACTTTGTTCAATATACAAGTGCACATTTGACAAAGCCTGTTGCATACACAATTAGTAGCATTTTAGTATTAACGTTTGCTGCTTTGACAGCATATGAATCGAGAATGATTTCAATTATTTCTCAAACGTATTTATTTAGTGAGACACCGATACAACTACTGTCTTTCTTCTTCTTACTAGTTGTTATTTACGGAATAGCAGGATCAAGAGCGGCCTTATTAAGGTTAAATATTCTATTTTTACCTATTGTTTTAATTGCGATAGTGCTTCTTTCTTTATTGAATATAAATTTAATGGAAATAAATAATTTACTACCAGCTTTTCAAACAGAAGTAAATGAATATGCTGTTGGAGTTAAAAATTCTATTTTTACATTTATTGGATTTGAAGTAGCTCTGTTTTATGCGGTGCTGTTAAACGATAAGACGGCGAAAAAAGCACCAATGGCAGTTGCGAAAGCTGTAATGGTAAACGTGTTGGCATACATTTTAATTTATGTAACTTGTATTAGTGTTTTTACGTATATGACAACACGTGGATTAACATATCCAACAATTGAATTAGGGAAAGAAATTGAAATTGGTGGAGGATTTTTAGAAAGGTTTGATGCGATTTTTTTTACAACTTGGATTATTACTATTTATAACACGACCGCCATGTATTACGACGTCGCATCTTTATTGTTTTGCGCAATGTTTCCTAAAGTGAAGAAGCATATTTTTATTTTTGTAAGTGCCCCTATTATTTTTATGGTGAATATGGTACCGAGTAGTTTGAATGCTTTATCAAGTTATGGGACTTATTTAGCTTGGATAGATATGGGGTTTGTTGTGTTAGCGCCTTTGCTCGTTTTAATTGTATATAAAATAAAAAGAAGGAATGGTGGAAATGAGACACCTTCTTAA
- a CDS encoding Ger(x)C family spore germination protein, with the protein MRHLLKFIMVMLVVGFLSGCSELEEIEERGFVVGAAYDLVKEKKSSPIMKGTYQMVLPSKLSQQGGQGSGDNENYINVSAKADSVFEQIRIIAKKISRTLFFPHIQVIIFSEELLSNPYVLQNTLDLYIRDHEMRRNIRLFVSKKNAEAILKQSAKPENLPAQYIDMLAEHPPKNAQMIEAARIGEVQEKMISNRSFVLPILELTKQGVQMNGAALFRGKDNKCVGSLSGEETLGMNYIIGEKIGGFFTIRKKDQLITYEIHKLRRKIKVSTMNAEKPKFNIHLYLEGILAELHFSDHKKVLDENRLEKDISEEMEKRIQKSIKLVQKKYKVDVLELGEVYKRHNYKEWKKISKNWDQGENYFSNAEIIVHVHPTIEHSGSALPKRVK; encoded by the coding sequence ATGAGACACCTTCTTAAATTTATAATGGTTATGCTTGTAGTTGGATTTCTGAGTGGGTGTTCTGAATTAGAGGAGATAGAAGAAAGGGGATTTGTAGTAGGTGCAGCATACGACCTTGTGAAGGAAAAGAAATCAAGTCCAATTATGAAAGGAACGTATCAGATGGTACTTCCAAGTAAATTGTCGCAACAGGGTGGACAAGGGAGTGGAGATAATGAGAATTATATTAATGTGAGTGCGAAAGCGGATAGTGTGTTTGAACAAATAAGAATAATCGCCAAAAAAATTAGTCGTACACTATTTTTTCCGCATATACAAGTTATTATTTTCTCTGAAGAATTACTTTCGAATCCTTATGTTTTACAAAATACGTTAGATCTATATATTCGTGATCATGAGATGAGAAGAAATATTCGTTTGTTCGTTTCTAAGAAAAATGCAGAAGCTATTTTAAAGCAAAGTGCCAAACCTGAAAATTTACCGGCGCAATATATTGATATGTTAGCTGAACATCCTCCGAAAAATGCTCAAATGATTGAGGCTGCAAGAATTGGTGAAGTCCAGGAAAAGATGATTTCCAATCGGAGTTTCGTATTACCTATTCTCGAACTAACAAAACAGGGGGTACAAATGAACGGGGCGGCGTTGTTTCGTGGAAAGGATAATAAGTGTGTAGGCAGTTTGAGTGGAGAAGAAACATTGGGAATGAATTACATAATAGGTGAAAAAATTGGAGGTTTTTTTACCATTCGTAAAAAGGATCAACTAATTACCTATGAAATTCATAAGTTGCGTCGGAAAATTAAAGTATCTACAATGAATGCTGAAAAACCAAAGTTTAATATTCATTTATATCTAGAAGGTATATTGGCTGAGTTGCACTTTAGTGACCATAAAAAGGTTTTGGACGAAAATCGTTTAGAGAAAGATATATCGGAAGAAATGGAGAAGCGCATTCAAAAATCGATTAAGCTTGTTCAAAAAAAATATAAGGTAGATGTATTGGAACTAGGAGAGGTATATAAGAGGCATAATTATAAAGAGTGGAAAAAAATAAGTAAGAATTGGGATCAAGGTGAAAATTACTTTAGTAATGCTGAAATTATCGTTCATGTTCATCCAACAATTGAACATTCAGGTTCGGCATTACCAAAGAGAGTGAAATAA
- a CDS encoding nucleoside recognition domain-containing protein — MESHSASKALPLDYIIQHAQTLSKEDIRDDIVGDIYRTSASICKESVQYTNTDKLYRSEKLDKIFTSPIWGFPIMLGILSIIFYLTIAGANVPSDMIAEFFGWAEGYLTSWFQAAHAPEWLHGILILGLFRGIGAVISVMLPPMAIFFPMFALLENYGYLPRVAFNMDRLFKRSGAHGKQSLTMAMGFGCNAAAIMSTRIIESPRERMLAILTNNFVPCNGRWPMLILMASLFMAAGYTGSMQTLVTAGVVVGMVGIGIIMTLTVSWVLSKTALKGVPTHYTLELPPYRKPKVWNTIVRATLDKSVYVLKRAVVVAAPAAALTWLLANIFIGDTSLLMYFVNFLDPFAKMLGLDGFILAAFILGLPANEIVIPILLMSYLSTGALTEIDDFNQIKNLFLENGWTWLTALNTMLFSLLHFPCGTTLVNIYKETKSAKWTFLSFAIPTVIAIVVTFLSTQLVHWLGLV, encoded by the coding sequence ATGGAATCTCACTCAGCCAGTAAAGCTCTTCCATTGGACTATATTATTCAACATGCGCAAACACTATCAAAAGAAGATATACGAGATGATATTGTCGGAGATATTTACCGAACATCTGCAAGCATATGTAAAGAATCTGTTCAATATACAAATACTGATAAATTGTATCGTTCTGAAAAACTAGATAAAATTTTCACATCTCCAATATGGGGATTCCCAATTATGCTCGGTATTTTATCTATCATTTTTTATCTTACAATCGCTGGTGCTAACGTACCATCTGATATGATTGCTGAGTTTTTCGGATGGGCCGAAGGATATTTAACATCTTGGTTCCAAGCAGCACATGCACCTGAATGGTTACATGGTATTTTAATACTTGGCTTATTCCGCGGTATCGGTGCTGTTATTAGCGTTATGTTACCACCTATGGCCATCTTTTTCCCGATGTTCGCACTATTAGAAAACTACGGATACTTACCACGCGTTGCGTTTAATATGGACCGCTTATTTAAACGCTCTGGTGCACATGGCAAACAATCTTTAACAATGGCAATGGGCTTTGGTTGTAATGCAGCAGCCATCATGTCAACACGTATTATTGAATCACCACGTGAACGTATGCTTGCAATCTTAACAAACAACTTCGTTCCTTGTAACGGTCGCTGGCCAATGTTAATTTTAATGGCTTCATTATTTATGGCTGCTGGTTATACAGGTAGTATGCAAACATTAGTTACTGCTGGCGTTGTAGTTGGAATGGTTGGAATTGGTATTATTATGACATTAACTGTTTCTTGGGTACTATCAAAAACAGCTTTAAAAGGTGTTCCAACTCACTACACACTTGAGTTACCGCCGTATCGTAAGCCAAAGGTTTGGAATACAATTGTGCGTGCAACACTTGATAAATCAGTCTATGTTTTAAAACGAGCTGTAGTTGTAGCTGCTCCTGCGGCTGCATTAACTTGGTTACTCGCTAATATTTTTATCGGTGACACAAGCTTACTTATGTATTTTGTAAACTTCCTAGATCCATTTGCTAAAATGTTAGGACTTGATGGTTTTATTCTAGCTGCGTTCATTCTTGGACTACCAGCGAATGAAATTGTTATCCCGATCTTATTAATGTCTTATTTATCAACTGGAGCTTTAACTGAAATAGATGATTTTAATCAAATTAAAAATCTATTCTTAGAAAATGGTTGGACTTGGTTAACAGCGTTAAACACAATGTTGTTCTCACTTCTTCATTTCCCATGTGGAACAACACTGGTTAACATATATAAAGAAACAAAAAGTGCCAAATGGACATTCTTATCGTTTGCAATCCCTACCGTTATCGCCATTGTTGTTACATTCCTCTCTACACAATTGGTACATTGGTTAGGGCTTGTATAA